Proteins from a single region of Thermoanaerobaculia bacterium:
- the ygiD gene encoding 4,5-DOPA dioxygenase extradiol, whose amino-acid sequence MPVFFFGHGNPMNAIEENAWTRAWAAIGKGLPRPKAVLAISAHWYVPQTAVTAMESPRTIHDFGGFPPELFAVRYPAPGAPALAERVAALLSPLPVARDLGWGLDHGTWSVLCRMYPKADVPVVQLSIDETQSPEFHYELGKLLAPLRDEGVLVLGSGNLVHNLHAYAWGRHPAEPFDWAVRFEEQARRYLLEGDDAPLVGYESLGPDATLSVPTPDHYLPLLHVIALRRPGEEVSFPVEGVDGGSIS is encoded by the coding sequence CTGCCTGTTTTTTTCTTCGGACACGGCAACCCGATGAACGCCATCGAGGAGAACGCGTGGACCCGCGCGTGGGCCGCGATCGGCAAGGGGCTCCCGCGTCCGAAGGCGGTGCTCGCGATCTCGGCTCACTGGTATGTGCCGCAGACGGCCGTCACCGCGATGGAGTCGCCGCGCACGATCCACGATTTCGGCGGCTTCCCTCCCGAGCTCTTCGCGGTCCGCTACCCGGCGCCGGGAGCCCCGGCGCTCGCCGAGCGCGTCGCCGCGCTCCTCTCGCCGCTCCCGGTCGCGCGAGATTTGGGATGGGGCCTCGACCACGGCACGTGGTCGGTCCTCTGCCGCATGTATCCGAAGGCGGACGTTCCCGTCGTCCAGCTCTCGATCGACGAGACGCAGTCGCCGGAGTTCCACTACGAGCTCGGCAAGCTCCTGGCGCCGCTGCGCGACGAAGGGGTGCTCGTCCTCGGAAGCGGCAATCTCGTCCACAACCTGCACGCCTATGCGTGGGGCCGCCACCCGGCCGAGCCGTTCGACTGGGCGGTGCGGTTCGAAGAGCAGGCGCGGCGGTATCTCCTCGAAGGCGACGACGCGCCGCTCGTCGGCTACGAAAGCCTCGGGCCCGACGCAACGCTCTCGGTCCCCACGCCCGATCACTACCTGCCGCTTCTCCACGTGATCGCGCTGAGGCGCCCGGGAGAGGAGGTCTCCTTTCCCGTGGAGGGCGTCGATGGCGGGTCGATCTCG